A genomic stretch from Candidatus Amarolinea dominans includes:
- a CDS encoding RHS repeat-associated core domain-containing protein: MSQRTRRIYLVLTWLVILTLTMTPLAQADQAVRAMPTAPTLPTLLPPAGRNGLGMGQKENGNPADVPIQMMDGANVTNGNLLLSDTHFQFNGVGPTFGLQVAYNSQAAPTLAPMGRKWTHSLNVYLETTSNGLRLHKGDGETIDYLNSCRQDVNRTATPIDVLDVQLDAERWGTQLGDSFFDVFFDVQLPADNRTDIVDVQTVAAAFALPCTDVLPAYQLWTGYQADGVFSEIIADPAGPQLRTRDGLIYQFRPLADLVAPGYLASVMDRSGNGYMLTYAPSSGRLTQAESTSGMSLQFLYNTNGTLRQARDHTGRQVNYNYGGGGDLASVNRFGAAWRTYGYTGVDLLETDTDAIGKMTQYQYDGLARLISLQRPDTLLPQTYNYAVGQTDVTDPLGRMTTVMYAPTSSRISQVSNSATGMVILYDYDSRGNLQHLGGGDGNHYEYDSRGSLLRIQSAHPDPAATERLETRFTYDLCNNQTSVQDAQGAVTSNTYSATTCQLLSSTDPLGHTTQFINNGRGQPLQIVDTLGAVTQNTYDGDGNLTQAMDAGGNATTFTFDNLNRRVSETKPGGGATTFQYDTFDRQTRITAALGGVTQMVYDALGNLTAATDPDARTTEYTYDGRGNKLAVKDAAGHTTQYMVDAANRMVRMTDPAGQMTQVTYDGHDRPVQVVAPQGQTTTLAYDDASRARTITNAVGQTTTFQLDRIGRVTQVTNADGKSNVYQYNLAGNIIQVTDPLSRTETFAYDAAGRKLSETDALSQTTTYAYDAGGNVTALTNARGQTTNFSYDYAHRMTQVNDPLGGMTQLQYDALGHTTAVINAVGQTTQFVYDTDGRLTQATRATGGPPETTQIQYSPAGRQTGMIAPLGNSIQTTLDALGRVVQEVEGGYITLFQYDSRGRRTQMTDANGGVWVYGYDDLGRLTSSTDPLSRLTGYQYDLLGNLTDKIAPDGSITHYAYDNQNRITRTDYSDGSHDEQTYDAVGNVTAARHFNGSGALTTETTFTYDARNRVVQTAQVISPTLAAMIGYEYDAVGNPTRKTYQLPGLTAPAQVDMTWDAKNRLTQMVRSDNGGTLTTTEGKTYDLEGRVTQSVFRKNGAAVGYAVYSYNGAGRLSQVRHCQDAGCTVQLSRLLYTYDANGNRLQETVEQGSQTTQLQYTYDPLTHSRLTRETRVQVIPPGPTAYDTQYTYDNVGNRVRREEISGGCIPGTTCVRTDTFYDAAHQIAQTLQYEGGGPPTQIIQHLYDGRGNLQMRQSVLGPAVMEQFAYDPGGRQTAYANPLAGDARTYAYDALGNKVLDCNGGGSNCTGYLYDGPNVVAEYGNATGMPTLSASYLFGQEIDEQVARIVPGSATVHFFLRDALGSTRQIIDQVGAVVKRYEYTAFGELYSEAGTIAAPPNNLLFTGRPLDRTSNRYDFRTRTYDPTAGRFLQPDPIYEGLILSQCPACWQHPLELRSVMPLYTYVGNNPTTYNDPTGEQWWFWYPWWWGVGAWFYRPYGWWGWWYGPWGWFGLRWWWWRWWWPSNPWWGGWWWWQWRWWWSGWWWGWWGNFCWPWWWWGNWWWWPWWFGWGWWWWPWWWGGWWWPWWWFKWRGWWHWWWYWPFKWGWWCGWWWRWWWPWWWGGFWWPWWWFNWGGWGSPWWQGWGWWWWPWWWGGFWWPWWFSWGWWPWWGGRFWWPWWWGWRSWWWGTWWWGPWYWWGGWAWWPWSWGWNWWPWWSSWSLRPWWWGLNWIWWGWWRPWWWWNWWGAWWWWPSRWWWWFPLAAPLYRDVGDAPDSTNHYGASMVAYTGPPAVTAAFPTVYDPDLGAPYGPMHRYPRSDAWLGAWVSQENDADLIPDEDGPDWPNLDPPTPPGLSNRDEYDEGVTPSSINLPHCGLTSFTYTVTVAGGWRTRYVNVWFDWNRDAAWDDTMNCGGNNTAPEWAVQNLALTLGPGAYTLTTPAFRAWKPEPKAQWMRITLSEAPFALNSVGDGPAGGFRYGETEDYVAP; the protein is encoded by the coding sequence ATGTCTCAACGCACTCGCCGCATCTATCTTGTCTTGACCTGGCTCGTGATTCTGACGTTGACGATGACCCCTTTGGCGCAGGCCGATCAAGCGGTGCGCGCCATGCCTACCGCACCGACGCTGCCGACTCTGTTGCCGCCGGCCGGCCGCAATGGCCTGGGCATGGGCCAAAAGGAGAACGGCAACCCGGCCGACGTCCCCATCCAGATGATGGATGGGGCCAATGTCACCAACGGCAACCTGCTCCTGAGCGACACGCACTTCCAGTTCAACGGCGTTGGCCCCACCTTTGGCTTGCAGGTGGCCTACAATAGCCAGGCCGCGCCGACCCTCGCGCCGATGGGGCGCAAATGGACACACAGCCTCAACGTCTACCTGGAAACAACCAGCAACGGTCTGCGCCTGCACAAGGGCGATGGCGAGACCATTGACTACCTGAACAGTTGTCGCCAGGATGTCAACCGCACGGCAACGCCGATTGATGTCCTCGATGTGCAGTTGGACGCCGAACGCTGGGGCACGCAGCTTGGCGACTCCTTCTTCGATGTTTTCTTCGACGTGCAATTGCCGGCCGATAACCGCACCGATATCGTGGATGTGCAGACCGTGGCCGCGGCGTTCGCACTGCCCTGCACGGACGTGCTGCCGGCCTATCAACTGTGGACAGGCTATCAGGCCGATGGCGTCTTCAGCGAGATCATCGCCGACCCGGCCGGCCCGCAGTTGCGCACGCGTGATGGCCTGATCTATCAGTTCCGCCCGCTGGCCGATCTGGTTGCGCCGGGCTACCTGGCCAGCGTGATGGACCGCAGCGGCAATGGCTACATGCTGACTTATGCACCCAGCAGCGGACGCCTGACCCAAGCCGAGAGCACCTCCGGCATGTCGCTGCAATTTCTCTACAACACGAATGGCACCCTGCGCCAGGCTCGCGATCATACCGGCCGCCAGGTCAACTACAACTACGGCGGCGGCGGCGATTTGGCCAGCGTCAATCGCTTTGGCGCGGCCTGGCGCACCTATGGCTACACCGGTGTTGATCTCCTGGAAACCGACACTGACGCGATTGGCAAAATGACCCAGTATCAGTACGATGGCCTGGCGCGCCTGATCTCGCTGCAGCGGCCGGACACCTTGCTGCCGCAAACTTACAATTATGCGGTCGGCCAGACCGACGTGACCGATCCCCTGGGCCGCATGACCACGGTGATGTACGCGCCCACCAGCAGCCGCATCAGCCAGGTGAGCAACAGCGCCACCGGCATGGTCATCCTGTACGACTATGACAGTCGCGGCAACCTGCAGCACCTGGGCGGCGGAGACGGCAATCACTACGAGTACGACAGCCGCGGCAGCCTGCTGCGCATCCAGTCCGCACACCCGGACCCGGCCGCGACCGAGCGCCTGGAGACTCGTTTCACCTATGACCTGTGCAACAACCAGACGTCGGTGCAGGATGCGCAGGGCGCGGTGACCAGCAACACCTACAGCGCCACGACCTGCCAGTTGCTCAGCTCCACCGACCCGCTGGGCCACACGACGCAGTTCATCAATAACGGTCGCGGCCAGCCGCTGCAGATTGTGGATACGCTGGGTGCGGTCACGCAGAATACCTATGACGGCGATGGGAATCTGACACAGGCGATGGACGCGGGCGGCAATGCCACAACCTTCACCTTTGACAACCTCAACCGCCGCGTGAGTGAGACCAAGCCAGGCGGCGGCGCCACCACGTTCCAATATGATACATTCGACCGCCAGACACGCATCACGGCCGCGCTGGGCGGCGTGACACAGATGGTGTACGACGCGCTGGGCAATCTCACCGCGGCCACCGATCCTGACGCCCGCACGACCGAGTACACCTACGACGGTCGCGGCAACAAGCTGGCAGTAAAGGACGCGGCCGGCCACACCACCCAGTACATGGTCGACGCCGCGAATCGCATGGTGCGCATGACCGATCCGGCCGGGCAGATGACCCAGGTGACCTACGACGGTCACGACCGCCCCGTGCAGGTGGTGGCGCCGCAGGGGCAGACGACGACTCTGGCTTACGATGATGCCAGCCGGGCGCGCACGATCACGAACGCAGTCGGCCAGACCACGACCTTTCAATTGGATCGCATCGGCCGTGTGACACAGGTGACGAACGCGGACGGCAAATCCAATGTCTACCAATACAACCTGGCGGGCAACATCATTCAGGTCACCGACCCGCTCAGCCGCACGGAAACTTTCGCCTACGATGCTGCAGGGCGCAAGCTCAGCGAGACCGATGCCCTGAGCCAGACGACGACCTATGCGTATGACGCTGGCGGCAACGTGACCGCGCTGACGAACGCGCGCGGCCAAACCACCAACTTCAGCTATGACTACGCCCATCGCATGACCCAGGTGAACGATCCCCTGGGCGGCATGACGCAGTTGCAGTACGATGCACTCGGCCATACGACGGCTGTCATCAACGCGGTGGGACAGACGACGCAGTTTGTCTATGATACCGACGGCCGTTTGACCCAAGCCACGCGTGCGACCGGTGGCCCACCGGAGACGACGCAGATTCAGTACAGCCCGGCCGGTCGGCAGACGGGGATGATCGCGCCGCTAGGCAACAGCATCCAGACCACGCTCGATGCGTTGGGCCGCGTGGTGCAGGAGGTGGAGGGGGGGTACATTACCCTGTTCCAGTATGACAGCCGCGGGCGCCGCACCCAGATGACCGATGCCAACGGTGGGGTGTGGGTCTATGGCTATGATGACCTGGGGCGCCTGACCAGCAGCACGGATCCACTCAGCCGGCTGACGGGTTATCAGTATGATCTGCTCGGCAACCTGACCGACAAGATCGCGCCAGACGGCAGCATCACCCACTACGCCTACGACAATCAGAACCGCATCACGCGCACCGATTACAGCGATGGCAGCCACGATGAGCAGACGTATGATGCGGTCGGCAATGTCACGGCGGCCCGGCACTTCAACGGCAGCGGCGCCTTGACCACGGAGACCACGTTCACCTACGATGCGCGCAACCGGGTTGTGCAAACCGCGCAGGTGATCTCGCCCACGCTGGCAGCCATGATCGGCTATGAGTACGACGCGGTGGGCAACCCAACGCGCAAGACCTATCAACTGCCGGGGCTGACCGCGCCCGCGCAGGTGGATATGACCTGGGACGCGAAGAATCGTTTGACTCAGATGGTGCGCAGCGACAACGGCGGCACGCTGACCACAACAGAGGGCAAGACCTACGACCTGGAAGGCCGCGTCACGCAGTCTGTCTTCAGGAAGAACGGCGCGGCGGTGGGGTATGCAGTCTACAGCTACAACGGCGCCGGCCGCTTGAGCCAGGTGCGTCATTGCCAGGATGCAGGCTGCACGGTGCAGCTCTCACGCTTGCTCTACACCTATGATGCCAACGGCAACCGCTTGCAGGAGACAGTGGAGCAGGGCAGCCAGACGACGCAACTGCAATACACTTACGACCCGTTGACTCACAGCCGGTTGACGCGCGAGACGCGCGTGCAGGTGATTCCGCCTGGCCCAACCGCCTATGACACCCAATACACCTACGACAACGTGGGCAACCGCGTGCGCCGGGAGGAGATCAGCGGCGGCTGTATCCCTGGCACGACCTGTGTGCGCACCGATACGTTCTATGACGCTGCGCATCAGATTGCGCAGACGTTACAATACGAGGGCGGGGGGCCGCCGACGCAGATCATTCAGCACCTGTATGATGGCCGCGGCAATCTGCAGATGCGCCAGTCGGTGCTCGGCCCGGCCGTGATGGAGCAGTTTGCCTATGATCCCGGCGGCCGTCAGACCGCCTACGCCAATCCGCTGGCCGGCGACGCACGCACCTATGCCTACGATGCCTTGGGCAATAAGGTGTTGGACTGCAACGGCGGGGGCAGCAACTGCACGGGCTATCTGTACGATGGGCCGAATGTGGTGGCCGAGTATGGCAACGCGACCGGCATGCCCACGCTGAGCGCCAGTTATCTGTTCGGCCAGGAGATTGACGAGCAGGTGGCGCGCATCGTGCCCGGCAGCGCCACGGTTCACTTCTTCCTGCGCGATGCGCTCGGCTCCACGCGCCAGATCATTGACCAGGTGGGGGCGGTGGTCAAACGCTATGAGTACACGGCGTTCGGCGAATTATACAGCGAAGCGGGCACGATCGCGGCGCCGCCGAACAACCTGCTGTTCACCGGCCGGCCGCTCGACCGCACCAGTAATCGCTACGACTTCCGCACGCGCACCTATGACCCGACGGCAGGGCGCTTCCTGCAGCCCGACCCGATCTACGAAGGCTTGATCCTGTCGCAATGCCCGGCCTGCTGGCAGCATCCGCTGGAGCTGCGCTCGGTGATGCCGTTGTACACCTACGTGGGCAACAACCCGACCACGTACAACGATCCGACCGGCGAACAGTGGTGGTTCTGGTATCCCTGGTGGTGGGGCGTGGGCGCCTGGTTCTATCGGCCGTACGGCTGGTGGGGCTGGTGGTATGGCCCCTGGGGCTGGTTCGGACTGCGCTGGTGGTGGTGGCGCTGGTGGTGGCCGTCCAACCCGTGGTGGGGCGGCTGGTGGTGGTGGCAATGGCGCTGGTGGTGGTCCGGCTGGTGGTGGGGTTGGTGGGGTAACTTCTGCTGGCCCTGGTGGTGGTGGGGCAACTGGTGGTGGTGGCCCTGGTGGTTTGGCTGGGGCTGGTGGTGGTGGCCCTGGTGGTGGGGCGGCTGGTGGTGGCCCTGGTGGTGGTTCAAGTGGCGCGGCTGGTGGCACTGGTGGTGGTACTGGCCCTTCAAATGGGGCTGGTGGTGCGGCTGGTGGTGGCGCTGGTGGTGGCCCTGGTGGTGGGGCGGCTTCTGGTGGCCCTGGTGGTGGTTCAACTGGGGCGGATGGGGCTCCCCCTGGTGGCAAGGCTGGGGTTGGTGGTGGTGGCCCTGGTGGTGGGGCGGCTTCTGGTGGCCCTGGTGGTTCAGCTGGGGCTGGTGGCCCTGGTGGGGCGGCCGCTTCTGGTGGCCCTGGTGGTGGGGCTGGCGTTCCTGGTGGTGGGGCACCTGGTGGTGGGGCCCCTGGTACTGGTGGGGCGGCTGGGCTTGGTGGCCGTGGTCTTGGGGCTGGAACTGGTGGCCCTGGTGGTCATCGTGGTCCTTGCGCCCCTGGTGGTGGGGTCTGAACTGGATTTGGTGGGGCTGGTGGCGCCCGTGGTGGTGGTGGAACTGGTGGGGCGCCTGGTGGTGGTGGCCCTCCCGCTGGTGGTGGTGGTTCCCCCTGGCCGCGCCGCTCTATCGGGATGTGGGCGATGCGCCCGACTCCACCAATCACTACGGCGCCAGCATGGTGGCCTACACCGGCCCGCCCGCGGTGACCGCCGCGTTCCCCACGGTGTATGATCCGGACTTGGGCGCGCCGTATGGCCCCATGCACCGCTACCCACGATCCGACGCCTGGCTGGGCGCATGGGTCAGCCAAGAAAATGACGCAGACCTGATTCCCGACGAAGATGGCCCGGACTGGCCCAATCTGGACCCGCCGACGCCGCCGGGGTTGTCCAACCGGGATGAGTACGATGAGGGGGTGACACCGTCCAGCATCAACCTGCCGCACTGCGGGCTGACGAGCTTTACCTACACCGTTACGGTGGCCGGCGGCTGGCGCACGCGCTACGTCAATGTCTGGTTCGACTGGAATCGCGACGCCGCATGGGACGATACGATGAACTGCGGCGGTAACAACACGGCGCCGGAGTGGGCGGTGCAGAACCTGGCGCTGACCCTGGGGCCGGGCGCCTACACGCTGACCACGCCGGCCTTCCGGGCCTGGAAACCGGAGCCGAAGGCGCAGTGGATGCGCATCACCCTGAGCGAGGCGCCGTTTGCGCTCAACAGCGTGGGCGACGGGCCGGCCGGCGGTTTCCGCTACGGCGAGACGGAGGACTACGTCGCGCCGTAG
- a CDS encoding ABC-F family ATP-binding cassette domain-containing protein — protein sequence MLQVSHICKSFAGEVILTGISFTINRGGRVGLIGPNGCGKTTLLRIILGQEAPDSGSVRLGPGTVRVGYLAQALVYTADATVDDMLRQASAALSAAEQQVQTLAAAMGQASGAELDAILVAYDLALADFERLGGYSIETRIQVVLTGLGLHALEAATPVQILSGGQKTRLGLACLLLTYPDLLLLDEPTNHLDIGALRWLEQFVAGYDGAVIIVSHDRAFLDHTVNAILEIDEQTHRLTAYPGAYTDYMLAKESARAKHLAAYREQQEFIQRMTATIADKESHARNIEHGTIDFATRKIALGIARRMTVQRRRLERLLDSEERIEKPALTWQMKLDFGAQPESGREVLVLTDVGQRFGAHDLFHDVNLTLRAGERVALIGPNGSGKTTLARIIQGQLTPSAGHVRLGAGVRLGYFAQEQELLDPASTPLETIRRVAAMNETEVRSFLHYFLFAGDAVFTPVHLLSFGERTRLALAHLVALGCNFLLLDEPINHLDIPSRSRFEQALAAFTGTVLAIVHDRYFIEQFATQIWSLEEGTVRIYAELADVPPAAAN from the coding sequence ATGCTGCAAGTGAGTCATATCTGTAAGTCTTTTGCCGGCGAGGTCATCCTCACCGGCATTTCCTTCACCATCAACCGCGGCGGGCGCGTCGGGCTGATCGGCCCTAACGGCTGCGGCAAAACCACGCTGCTGCGCATCATCCTGGGCCAGGAGGCGCCCGACAGCGGCAGCGTACGCCTGGGCCCCGGCACAGTGCGCGTCGGCTACCTGGCGCAGGCACTGGTCTACACCGCTGATGCCACGGTTGACGATATGCTCAGGCAGGCCAGCGCCGCGCTCAGCGCGGCCGAGCAGCAGGTCCAAACCCTGGCCGCGGCCATGGGACAGGCGTCCGGCGCCGAACTTGACGCCATCCTGGTTGCCTATGACCTGGCTTTGGCTGATTTCGAGCGCCTGGGCGGCTACAGCATCGAGACACGCATCCAGGTGGTGTTGACCGGCCTGGGCCTGCACGCGCTGGAAGCGGCCACCCCCGTGCAGATTCTCAGCGGCGGCCAGAAGACGCGGCTGGGCTTGGCGTGCCTGCTGCTGACGTACCCCGACCTTCTGCTGTTGGATGAGCCGACCAATCATCTGGACATCGGCGCGCTGCGATGGCTGGAGCAGTTCGTGGCTGGCTATGATGGCGCGGTGATTATCGTGTCGCACGACCGCGCCTTCCTGGATCACACGGTGAACGCCATCCTGGAGATTGACGAGCAGACCCATCGCCTGACCGCCTATCCCGGTGCGTACACCGATTATATGTTGGCCAAAGAAAGCGCACGGGCCAAACACCTGGCCGCGTATAGGGAGCAGCAGGAGTTCATCCAACGGATGACCGCGACGATTGCGGACAAGGAATCGCACGCGCGCAACATCGAGCACGGGACGATTGACTTCGCCACACGCAAAATTGCCCTGGGCATTGCCCGCCGCATGACGGTGCAGCGCCGGCGGCTGGAGCGTCTGCTCGACTCAGAGGAGCGCATCGAGAAGCCGGCGCTGACCTGGCAGATGAAACTCGACTTTGGTGCGCAGCCAGAGAGCGGCCGTGAGGTGTTGGTGTTGACCGACGTGGGCCAACGCTTTGGCGCCCACGATCTGTTTCACGACGTCAACCTGACCCTGCGCGCCGGCGAACGTGTGGCGCTGATTGGGCCTAACGGCAGCGGTAAGACGACCCTGGCGCGCATCATCCAGGGGCAGTTGACGCCCAGCGCCGGTCATGTGCGCCTGGGCGCGGGGGTGCGCTTGGGCTACTTTGCCCAGGAACAGGAACTGCTCGACCCGGCCAGCACGCCGTTGGAAACGATACGCCGGGTAGCGGCCATGAACGAGACCGAGGTGCGTAGTTTTCTGCACTACTTTCTCTTCGCGGGCGATGCGGTCTTTACGCCGGTGCATCTGCTGAGCTTTGGCGAACGGACGCGGCTCGCCCTGGCTCACCTGGTGGCGCTGGGCTGCAATTTCCTGCTGTTGGATGAGCCGATCAATCACCTGGACATTCCGTCGCGCAGCCGGTTCGAGCAGGCGCTGGCCGCGTTCACCGGCACGGTGCTGGCGATCGTTCACGACCGCTACTTCATCGAGCAGTTTGCCACGCAGATCTGGAGTCTGGAGGAGGGGACGGTGCGTATCTACGCTGAACTGGCCGATGTACCGCCCGCCGCGGCTAACTGA
- a CDS encoding DUF4177 domain-containing protein has product MTERKQTPDLLGELLGGGASGPTPVVAAPPPRDTTGRQPASRPAVAQPAAAAQPAAKEPVSLAPKATIAPRRWEYLVISFQEYRGWRPRYRNGEKIANWEDQPLLHDYLNQLGAEGWELAGASAGRALYGSRDEYQLFCKRASSAA; this is encoded by the coding sequence ATGACCGAGCGTAAACAAACCCCTGACCTGTTGGGTGAACTGCTGGGCGGAGGTGCATCAGGGCCGACGCCTGTGGTGGCCGCGCCCCCGCCGCGCGACACAACTGGCCGGCAACCCGCCAGTAGACCGGCTGTTGCGCAGCCGGCGGCCGCCGCGCAACCAGCGGCGAAAGAGCCTGTAAGCCTGGCGCCAAAGGCCACCATCGCGCCCCGGCGTTGGGAATACCTGGTGATTTCGTTCCAGGAATACAGGGGCTGGCGGCCGCGCTACCGTAACGGCGAGAAGATTGCCAATTGGGAAGATCAGCCGCTGCTGCACGATTATCTCAATCAGCTCGGCGCCGAAGGCTGGGAACTGGCCGGCGCCAGCGCGGGTCGCGCGCTCTACGGCAGCCGCGACGAGTATCAGCTCTTCTGCAAGCGGGCCAGCTCGGCGGCATGA
- a CDS encoding ParA family protein produces MRKIAVALSKGGVGKTTTAVNLAAGLALAGQRVLLVDVDTQGQVTKALGVQAMLGLADLVTGETTPAEALLPARERLAVLAGGRALAGLKRQITRRDFGGEQVLAEALTVYEDQFDFAILDTAPGWDALTVNALFYAHEVLAPVSLEVLTLQGLIEFGTSLAAIQKYHPALHLAYILPTFFDRRVRKSAEILEQLQSHYGEQVCAPVRYSVRLSEAPGYGQSIFEFAPHSPGAEDYQALVERITRDDRA; encoded by the coding sequence ATGCGTAAAATTGCTGTTGCCCTCTCCAAGGGCGGTGTGGGTAAGACGACCACGGCCGTCAACCTGGCAGCCGGGTTGGCGTTGGCCGGGCAGCGGGTCCTGTTGGTGGATGTGGATACACAGGGCCAGGTGACGAAGGCCCTGGGCGTGCAGGCCATGCTGGGGCTGGCTGACCTGGTGACTGGGGAGACGACTCCGGCAGAGGCGCTACTTCCCGCGCGTGAACGCCTGGCGGTGTTGGCCGGCGGTCGTGCCCTGGCCGGACTCAAGCGCCAGATCACCCGCCGCGACTTCGGCGGCGAACAGGTGCTGGCGGAGGCGCTGACGGTGTACGAAGACCAGTTCGATTTCGCCATCCTGGATACCGCGCCCGGCTGGGACGCACTGACCGTCAATGCCCTGTTCTATGCGCACGAGGTCCTGGCGCCGGTCTCGCTGGAGGTGCTGACCCTGCAAGGGCTGATCGAATTCGGCACGAGCCTGGCCGCCATCCAGAAGTATCATCCGGCCCTGCACCTGGCCTATATCTTGCCTACGTTTTTCGATCGGCGTGTGCGCAAGTCAGCGGAAATCCTGGAGCAACTGCAGAGCCATTACGGCGAACAGGTCTGCGCGCCGGTGCGCTACAGCGTGCGCCTGTCGGAGGCGCCGGGCTACGGGCAGAGTATCTTCGAGTTTGCGCCTCATTCACCGGGCGCGGAGGATTACCAGGCGTTGGTAGAAAGGATCACACGTGATGACCGAGCGTAA